The following coding sequences lie in one Polynucleobacter necessarius genomic window:
- a CDS encoding F0F1 ATP synthase subunit delta — MADLATIARPYAEALFQSAKPAELAGCLEQLSELAQLAALPEIAALSNNPKVSADDLSKLLSGMVKPKLDPKVASFLNLVNQNHRLAAVPEIARQFEAMKNQSEGAAEVLITSAFPLEGSALNDLLSSLKKRFGGKELRPTIQVDPELIGGVRIQVGDEVMDSSVKAQLAQMQASLGA, encoded by the coding sequence ATGGCTGATTTAGCCACCATTGCACGTCCTTATGCTGAAGCGCTTTTTCAAAGCGCTAAGCCGGCTGAGCTTGCAGGTTGTTTAGAGCAATTAAGTGAATTGGCGCAGCTTGCAGCTTTGCCAGAAATTGCTGCATTGTCAAACAACCCAAAGGTATCTGCTGATGATTTGAGCAAGCTGCTTTCTGGTATGGTGAAACCCAAGTTAGATCCTAAGGTTGCTAGCTTTTTAAATCTTGTGAATCAAAACCACCGCTTGGCTGCTGTTCCTGAAATTGCGCGTCAATTTGAGGCAATGAAGAACCAGAGCGAAGGTGCAGCAGAAGTATTGATTACCAGCGCATTCCCTTTAGAGGGTTCTGCACTAAATGATTTGTTGTCAAGTTTGAAGAAGCGCTTTGGGGGTAAAGAATTGCGCCCTACTATTCAAGTTGATCCAGAGTTGATTGGCGGTGTCCGCATTCAAGTCGGAGATGAAGTGATGGATAGTTCTGTTAAGGCACAGTTAGCTCAAATGCAAGCAAGTCTTGGCGCATAA